A genomic region of Magnolia sinica isolate HGM2019 chromosome 6, MsV1, whole genome shotgun sequence contains the following coding sequences:
- the LOC131248366 gene encoding protein LPA2, with protein sequence MENAAALAIQSPYLLRKPHLIPLSRSIPFFHNRRTSRVRVRAETEEKVSAVAGTTEDDSVSGLPDKSSAGSGTGFGSSSSSSRGEKKKRSRERAAVIRRSPIDKPDLFSESQPSDRQQQQQDVNESAFLLTWLGLGVLILVEGIALAASGFLPEEWDKFFVKYLYPSFTPTVFLFVGGTVAYGVVKYLQGEQSKS encoded by the exons ATGGAAAATGCAGCCGCTCTCGCCATCCAATCTCCATATCTTCTCAGAAAACCCCatctcatccctctctctcgcTCTATCCCTTTCTTCCACAACAGGAGAACCAGCAGAGTAAGGGTGAGGGCAGAAACGGAAGAGAAAGTTAGTGCGGTTGCAGGGACCACCGAAGACGACTCCGTCTCCGGTCTACCCGACAAATCCTCGGCCGGAAGCGGAACCGGGTtcggctcttcttcttcttcttcaaggggagagaagaagaagagaagcagaGAGAGGGCTGCCGTGATTCGGCGCTCCCCCATCGACAAGCCCGATCTGTTCAGCGAATCCCAGCCGTCTGatcggcagcagcagcagcaggacgTGAACGAGAGCGCCTTTCTTCTCACGTGGCTAGGCTTGGGAGTCCTCATACTCGTCGAAGGTATCGCTCTCGCTGCATCAG GTTTCTTGCCAGAGGAGTGGGATAAATTCTTTGTGAAGTATCTCTATCCTTCCTTCACCCCAACAGTCTTCTTGTTCGTGGGCGGCACTGTTGCGTACGGAGTGGTCAAATACCTGCAGGGTGAGCAGAGTAAAAGTTAA